DNA from Strix aluco isolate bStrAlu1 chromosome 11, bStrAlu1.hap1, whole genome shotgun sequence:
AAATGGTGGACTTGAAAGAGAAACCCGTCTCCTTAGCCAAAGCGGTGGAGGGACACGGGAAGAACTGCGTGCCTGTGATCCAGAGGACATTTGCTCACTCCAGCGGGGAGCAGAGCGGCAGTGACACAGACACGGACAGCGGGTATGGGGGAGAGCTGGAGAAAAGTGACTCCAAATCCGAACAGCAGTATTTCAAAAAGGATACCGAACTCAAGTATGCTGTCCAGGAGAGAATAAGCTCTATTAAGCAAGAGACTGAGGACCCGCCGGCCAAAAGGAGCCGGCTGGAGTCGCCGGAGGACGAGGGCCCTTTTGGCAGCGACATGATGGGCTCTTCCAGCAGCTTCCTGGGCCCCCACGCTCACCAGCCCCCGCTGTGCTTGCCTTTCTATTTGATCCCGCCATCCGCAACAGCCTATCTGCCCATGCTGGAGAAGTGCTGGTACCCGGCGTCCGTACCCGTCTTGTACCCCAGCCTCCCCGCCTCTGCCGCAGCACTTACGGGGTTCATGAACCCCGATAAAATCTCCCCGCCTCTGCTGATGCCCCAGAGACTCCCTTCTCCCGTCCCAGCCCATTCCCCTATCGACTCCTCAGCTCTGCTTCAAGCTTTGAAGCAGATTCCTCCTTTGAACTTGGAAACCAAAGACTAAGTGCAgtgtgacttttttctttttttctttttttttttttttttttagtttgagaCTATTTCACTTTTATATATTGGCTGGACTGAGGTGTGGGGATAAGGTTCACTGCGTGTAGGAAGCTAAATCCCCTTTTCTCTTGACTTGTCAGGTAGTTTGGAGAAGGATGAAGGATGTGCCCAGGTTAGCGAATCAGaactacttcaaaaaaaaaaaaccaacaagggTTTTGTGCTTTACCCCTTACCTTCTTCCCTCTCCGCATCTGCAGAACAACAGTTGACTCGGTCAGCTGCGACTCTATTGCAAAGCTGTGAAAAAGTATTCCATTAGGCAGACTTGGTTTTAGGGTCTGTGAATATAAAAATATGGTACTTCTCATCAAGGCTTTTAAGGCGACGGCCCCACTGCCAGTAGTTGGAGCTGAACTGATTCAGTGCCCATCAGTCGCCAGCATCCGAGTGATCGGCACGGTGTGGCGGTGGTGGCAACGCCGCTGAAAgcggaggaggagcagagcagcagtcaCTGCTTGGTCGTGCACAGTCAGGTAGACTTAAGACGGGTTTCTCTCCACACCTTtgctgatatatatatatttttttttttttttaagaaataaaaggtAGATGCTGCTTGGAAGCTTTACATGGCGTACATCTAATAAATAAATTAACACGCGCCCCTTCCTGTAACTTGAGCTGCTAGTTTGGGCTGGGTAGGGGAGAAAATATCCCAAGGATCACTTTGCTTGTTGCACCTGACTCCAGGCCTCTCTCTCGCTGCTGCTGTACAGTTCTGCCGGGTCTGGCCTGCTGGAAATCAAAGTGGTTTTACAAGTCCCGTTGGCGGGGCCCGGCCGGTGAGCAGCCGCTTCCTGCGCGGGGCAAGTCGAGAGCTTCGTGCAAGAGGGAGCAGTTCAGCCAAAGTCGACAGCACGATGCCTGCTGAATATGCCCCTGTCAGtgcctttgaaaaattaaaaggctgggattttcaaaggagtCTAATCCCGGCGAGGTTTGAGCATCTAAATTCCTTAGTCTCCTTGGTAAACCCTGGCCCACATTACTGTATTAAAGAAAGAGGGTTAGGGTGTTGACACTTGTCCCGTTAAACTGCGGGGGTCTTTCTCCGCACAGGAACATCATGTCCaatttggcttttttaaaaatttaatttaaaaaaacccccttcgCTGCAAAAGgcagtgctgggttttttttcgtTACTGGTTTTGAGAACTCGTGTCCAGAAACCCTGTTGGATGGATTTTCATTTCGCCCTCCCATTGCACCAGCTGTTGAGATGCACTATGCTTGATTGCAGATTGTGTTCTAACGtttattttgttgttggtttttggtttttttggtataCAGTTGTTGCCTTTATTTGTAAAATCctgttataaatatatatatattatataaatatattaaaaggtaAAACGTTTCAGATGTCTATTATTTGTATAACTACTTGAGCATAAAGAAGTGAGAAATATGAATGTATTCTTGTTTCTGggttgtcttttgtttttttgaagagaagaattttttgttttttctctaggGAGAGGTACAGTGTTTATATTTTGGAGCCTTCTTCAAGGTGGGATATTGTACATATTTTTATCTTGAGTAAATGTTAAGTAgttgtttaaaaatacttaataaaataattcttttcctGTGGAAGATAAGGGTTTGCCTCCTGTGCTTTTAAATGTTGGAGCAGGGTCATTTTGTATGGTCCGATCCAGCCGCGATGGGGCGAGGGGAGGAGTGGGGCTCTCCTcgctcccagcagctcctgtgccATAGCTGCCCTGAGGCAGCTCAGGGCCCCATTACTCATCTCCCCGGGGGTATTTACTTATTTAACTCCCTTGGCACCTTCGGGGATTCTTTTCCCGGATCCAAGAGAGGTGCTGGGAGACCCTGGCtggcttttctgctttctcctcctttcacTTTGCGCTCCCTGGGCCTGGCTTTTTGGCTCGTCCGCCCCAAGCTCAGTGGGGAGGTGGCAGCCCCTTGCCGTGGAGGATGCCTCTTCTGCCTGGAGGAAAAATGGGCTTTCTAGAGTGGTTTTGCTTTGCCGGTGTCCCTGAGCCTCGCCAAACCGCCACTCCTGCACCGCAGGCCTGCCCCGCCACGGCCTCCCTCTGCTCAAGGCCGAGGGGCACAAGGGGCATGTGAGGCGTGGGGTGGCCCCAGGGCTGTCCTGGACAATTTCCTCCTCCCGAGCTGCCTCTGCAGCCCTGGTTGCCTCTGTGGTGGGCCTGTTCGGCTCGGAGGGATGGCCGCCGGGCAGGGCCCAATCCGGGGGTGGACTTGTGCCACCCTGCTGCCGCGCTCCTGTCGGTGGTTTGGACTTGGAGCCGGCGCTGTGGGTGGTAGTGAGCAACCTGGTGCCTCTTTGCTCAGGCTGCTGCAAAACAGGCCGGGGGGGATCATCACACGCGTCTGACCACGGgctccttccctgcccctccaGCAACGGTGCACAGTTTGTGTCCTCCATGCAAAATGGAGGGGACCCCAAACCTCTCCCTGAAGGCAAAAGCTGGGCCAAGCATGGCTCTGGCCTGTGCAGGATGGGTGGGAGGACTCGGTTTCCCGGCGGCATCGCCTACGCGTGGATGGGGCATGGGCGCTTCTGCGGGATATTTCAGGTTTTCACAACGCAGATGAATCGCAAAACGTAGTGAAAGGTTAAATGCTCggtcctgggctgcagcactgccaggacccggctggaggagaagcaggtGCCTGGGGACTGCTGTTAGACTATGCTTAGTGTTAGCTTAAGTAATGCTAGGAAGAAACACAGGCCTGCTTGTATTAGTTTATTTGGGGTCTCCATACCTCCTGATGTTTATGTCGTATTTGTTCTAATTAGGGCTAAATATTGATCTCACTGAAGACTGTAAGTAACCCCCTTTTGGGGACAACATTTGGTGCTCAGCACAGCAGTGTTTAAAGCCTCGTTAATGGCTGGATTTCTGGCTCGTTTCCATGGCTCTCACTCCCCTTCGGTCTCCATCTTCTGACCCACCTTGTCGTATGGTGGGAGGACTCACAGAAGCTCCAGATCCTCAGTCacggaggaaaaaaaattgtaaaataaaaaaaaaaaatagtggaagAGATAAGGTTTATTCAGGAAGCGAAGGCTAATGACGGACTGGGGATTTTCGCCGCCGCCCTGGCCAGGCGCCAGCAGGACAGGTGAGTTCTGCAGGGCAGAGCAAGGTCCGGTGGCCCTCGGTCATCCCCGGCCAGCAGCgcgggcagccccccgccccctgcCACCCCCGGGCAGAGCCAGCGCACTCCATCCCGTCACAAAGCGGTGAGGGGGCAACACGGGCGGCCGAGGGAGAACAGTGATGGGGGGGCCGACCCCCGGCATGGCGCCAGGCCGTGGCAGCCGTGCCACGCCGTGCCGGCGGGGTGTGCTGAGTTCCCCGGACTTGTTTTCATGGTCTCACCCAGCTCTGACCTGCCTCAAATGTTGACACAATGTCACGTTTCCGACTGCAGTCTTTCATGTGCAGCCGGAGGCTAAATACGGCTGCTGGTTCCTGGAAAAAGACGTGCCTGGCACCCTTTCAGCAGAAACCCGATCCCCATGCAG
Protein-coding regions in this window:
- the BHLHE40 gene encoding class E basic helix-loop-helix protein 40, with amino-acid sequence MERITSAQPPPVCLGKLPALESGDVPGLDFAHMYQVYKPRRGLKRSEDNKETYKLPHRLIEKKRRDRINECIAQLKDLLPEHLKLTTLGHLEKAVVLELTLKHVKALTNLIEQQQQKIIALQNGLQAGDLSSRNLDSSQEMFRSGFQMCAKEMLQYLAKHENGKDLKSSQLVSHLHRMASEVLQGGAGRKSGDIPPKMVDLKEKPVSLAKAVEGHGKNCVPVIQRTFAHSSGEQSGSDTDTDSGYGGELEKSDSKSEQQYFKKDTELKYAVQERISSIKQETEDPPAKRSRLESPEDEGPFGSDMMGSSSSFLGPHAHQPPLCLPFYLIPPSATAYLPMLEKCWYPASVPVLYPSLPASAAALTGFMNPDKISPPLLMPQRLPSPVPAHSPIDSSALLQALKQIPPLNLETKD